A region from the Rhodamnia argentea isolate NSW1041297 chromosome 7, ASM2092103v1, whole genome shotgun sequence genome encodes:
- the LOC125315972 gene encoding putative disease resistance protein RGA4 → MADLFGIVEGVLGKIASLALQEAVAIYGVENQISELRETLTAIKAVLSDAEEQQMKNHSLQLWLDRLQDVLYDAEDVLDELECEALRKKVISRYGGIKGKVCQFFSNSNPLIFRAKISHNITEIREILSRISADNDQFGLLRGADNSEAHMPPREITDPFVKKSNVVGRDIDKKKIIDMLLPSVDDKSISVIPIVGIGGLGKTTLAKIVYDDDKDFDLKKVIEEIIKHATGQSFRDVDIRQLQTHLLDIIKDKKYLLVLDDVWSNDHRKWRKLRDLLSEGAGESKIIVTTRNSEIASNMGTHPAHNLEGLSDEDSMALLKKCAFGEKETQPRHDLLEIGKAIVAKCQGVPLLVETLGSLLNSKDDAGDWIRIRDSETWELAEAKKDILPVLKLSYVHLPSHLKQCFPILSLFPRGVQFQASHLIGLWMALGLISSKSEKLAPEDIGVEYVKELRRRSLIQDVEDHGTVLLFKLHDLVHSLATSVGQNYCLTVDSDTPEISERVRCISLPNGSLEGISNYDGVPSFLGKKTSKRLRAIFLPYGADDGVITRKFVKAFISNCKHLRYLRLSFGCFKELPNSICNLKQLRSLDLSENKRLKKLPDTICELPSLLELNITGCLELDELPKNMNKLVSLRFLYITTKQKSLQETGIQYLENLHFLGLYACENLQVLFEGTCRLTRLRELEIRDCGGPISLPFGELIALESLNIAGCKLALTSEIKPNFPLSLRNLVIDNSEQVMEIFRCLEGSAFTLESFSVFDCPSLTIVPEWLPNHTRLGLIHLIRCPNLSFMPQRIRSLTALKELRIEHRGELSKRCEPQTGKDWNIIAHVPRIALDLIGVQWTDD, encoded by the exons ATGGCAGACCTCTTTGGCATTGTAGAGGGGGTGCTTGGGAAGATAGCCTCCCTCGCCCTCCAAGAAGCCGTTGCGATTTATGGTGTCGAGAACCAGATCAGCGAGCTTAGAGAGACGTTGACTGCCATCAAGGCAGTGTTGTCAGACGCGGAGGAGCAGCAGATGAAGAACCACAGTCTGCAGCTGTGGTTGGATCGGCTTCAAGATGTGTTATACGATGCGGAGGATGTGCTCGATGAACTCGAGTGCGAGGCCTTACGGAAGAAGGTGATAAGTCGCTACGGGGGCATCAAGGGGAAGGTATGCCAGTTCTTTTCCAACTCCAATCCGCTCATATTTCGTGCGAAAATCAGTCATAACATCACGGAGATTCGGGAGATATTATCTAGAATTTCTGCTGACAACGATCAATTCGGTCTTCTACGGGGTGCTGACAATAGCGAGGCACATATGCCTCCACGAGAGATCACTGACCCATTTGTAAAGAAGTCGAACGTCGTCGGAAGAGATATTGATAAAAAGAAGATAATTGATATGTTGTTGCCTTCGGTAGATGACAAAAGCATCTCGGTGATTCCCATTGTTGGAATAGGAGGGTTAGGCAAGACGACCCTAGCAAAAATAGTTTACGATGACGACAAG GACTTCGATCTCAAGAAAGTCATTGAAGAGATCATTAAACATGCAACTGGTCAAAGTTTCAGGGACGTTGATATTCGGCAGTTGCAAACTCATTTGCTAGATATCATCAAAGACAAGAAATATCTACTTGTCTTGGATGATGTATGGAGCAATGACCATAGGAAATggagaaaattgagagatttaCTCAGTGAAGGAGCTGGTGAAAGCAAGATAATTGTGACAACACGTAACTCAGAAATTGCTTCCAATATGGGTACCCATCCAGCACATAATCTTGAAGGTCTTTCTGATGAAGACTCTATGGCCTTGTTGAAAAAATGTGCCTTCGGCGAAAAAGAAACGCAACCACGTCACGATCTCCTTGAGATTGGAAAAGCCATTGTCGCAAAATGTCAAGGAGTTCCTCTCCTTGTGGAAACTCTGGGAAGCCTACTGAATTCAAAGGATGATGCTGGGGATTGGATTCGTATAAGGGATAGTGAAACATGGGAGTTAGCGGAAGCGAAAAAGGACATTTTGCCTGTTCTTAAGCTTAGCTATGTTCATTTACCATCTCACTTAAAGCAATGTTTTCCTATCTTGTCACTTTTCCCCAGAGGAGTTCAATTCCAGGCCTCGCATTTAATTGGGCTATGGATGGCTTTAGGACTCATTAGTTCAAAAAGCGAAAAACTAGCACCGGAAGACATTGGTGTTGAGTATGTCAAAGAGTTGCGGAGGAGATCTTTGATCCAAGATGTTGAGGACCATGGAACAGTATTACTTTTTAAATTGCACGATTTGGTCCATTCTCTTGCAACGAGTGTGGGACAAAATTATTGTTTAACTGTTGACTCAGATACTCCAGAGATTTCAGAAAGAGTTCGATGCATTTCGCTCCCTAACGGTTCGTTAGAGGGAATCTCAAACTACGATGGAGTCCCATCTTTTCTGGGAAAGAAAACTTCAAAGCGGCTACGTGCAATTTTTCTTCCATACGGTGCTGATGATGGAGTTATTACTAGAAAATTTGTTAAAGCATTCATCTCCAATTGTAAACACTTACGATATCTCCGTTTGTCATTTGGTTGCTTTAAGGAGCTGCCCAATTCCATATGCAACTTGAAGCAATTGAGATCATTAGATCTCTCTGAGAACAAGCGGTTGAAAAAGCTTCCAGATACCATTTGTGAGTTGCCGAGTTTGCTAGAGTTAAACATCACAGGTTGCTTGGAGCTAGATGAGTTACCGAAAAATATGAACAAGTTGGTCAGTCTTAGATTTTTATATATAACAACAAAGCAGAAGAGTTTGCAAGAAACTGGAATACAATATCTGGAAAACTTGCATTTTTTGGGACTCTATGCATGTGAAAATCTCCAAGTATTGTTTGAAGGTACTTGCCGACTGACTCGCCTTCGGGAGTTGGAAATTAGAGATTGTGGGGGACCAATATCTCTGCCTTTTGGGGAATTAATCGCCCTAGAGTCCTTGAATATTGCTGGTTGCAAGCTCGCTTTGACTTCGGAGATTAAGCCCAACTTTCCGTTGAGTCTTCGTAATCTGGTAATTGATAATTCCGAACAAGTGATGGAGATCTTCCGATGTCTTGAAGGATCGGCCTTCACTTTGGAGTCCTTTTCTGTCTTTGACTGCCCAAGCTTGACAATTGTTCCCGAATGGCTGCCAAATCATACACGTCTCGGGTTAATTCACTTGATTAGATGTCCCAACTTATCATTCATGCCGCAAAGAATCCGATCTCTCACCGCCCTCAAAGAATTACGTATCGAACACCGTGGTGAGCTGAGCAAAAGATGTGAGCCTCAAACCGGCAAGGATTGGAACATAATCGCCCACGTTCCTCGAATCGCACTTGATTTGATAGGGGTACAATGGACGGATGATTAG